The genomic segment CGTGGACGACTTCACGCGCGAGTGCATCGTGTGCTTCGCCGACACGTCCATCACGGGCGACACCGTCGCCCGTCTGCTGGGGGAAGCCGTGAGGGAACGGGGGAAACCGAAGGTCCTGATCAGCGACAACGGCCCGGAGTTCACCAGTCGTGCCCTGGATGCCTGGGTCCACCAGCAGGGCATCGAGCGGCACTTCATCGACCCGGGAAAACCTGTGCAGAACGCCTACATTGAGTCCTTCAACGGACGCCTTCGGGACGAGTGCTTGAACCAGAACTGGTTCGTCAGTCTGCCGCAGGCCCGACTGATCTTGAGCGTGTGGCGGCGGGACTATAACGGGGTTCGGCCGCACAGCTCGCTGGACAACCTGGCACCGCAGGAGTTCGCCCGCCGTTCGACGGGCTGAGGTAGCCTTCCATGAGGGGTCCGGACTGGACCACAAAATGGGGCAGGCTC from the Deinococcus aerius genome contains:
- a CDS encoding IS3 family transposase, coding for MQRREAARYLQQQHGVSERRACRVLGFGRSSHRYKVRKNDQHLVERLQKLAEERPRFGYRRLEVLLRREGQIVNHKRVYRVYKALDLTVRKKTRRKRVVQRRTPLKAPSAANQRWSTDFVSDQLASGQRFRVLNVVDDFTRECIVCFADTSITGDTVARLLGEAVRERGKPKVLISDNGPEFTSRALDAWVHQQGIERHFIDPGKPVQNAYIESFNGRLRDECLNQNWFVSLPQARLILSVWRRDYNGVRPHSSLDNLAPQEFARRSTG